One Nitrospira sp. DNA window includes the following coding sequences:
- a CDS encoding 3-deoxy-D-manno-octulosonic acid transferase, which yields MWYLLYNCLLLLASPVILFLLLAKQRCRRGLPQRLGLTAEKSADRSAGDSAFVIWIHAVSLGEVVAVAPLARDLHRRYPEARLIVSTVTETGREAVEQRLEGVAEHRYAPLDFPWVVDQVIDRLRPRIYIFVETELWPNLLRSLRRRSIPSILVNGRLSTRSFERQRLPVIRDFYRTMLNMISCCLMQSERDAQRMIELGAEPSLVRCTGNIKFDQPVPQAGAGGGSLSKTSLGLAEKEQLLVAGSTHPGEEEAIVAAYQTLSHEFSHLLLILAPRHIERAGQVEQMVRARGLAVSRRSTGGKEPMAGTGPRVLILDTRGELALLYREAVAAFVGGTLVPVGGHNLLEPAVWGKPVLFGPHTDHCAEVAALLSDAQGGLVVHDGQDLARVLRELFRDQDALQRMGQAAQQVVADNQGALRRTADIIATFLPGRGAQVAIETERTQARSSRP from the coding sequence ATGTGGTACCTGCTGTACAACTGCCTCCTGCTCCTTGCCTCTCCCGTCATTCTGTTCCTGTTGCTGGCCAAGCAACGCTGCCGACGCGGCTTGCCGCAGCGGTTGGGGTTGACGGCGGAGAAGTCTGCGGATCGGTCCGCCGGCGATTCGGCCTTCGTCATTTGGATCCATGCGGTGTCGCTGGGTGAAGTCGTCGCAGTGGCGCCGCTCGCACGCGATTTACACCGGCGTTATCCCGAGGCGAGGCTGATCGTCTCGACCGTGACCGAAACAGGACGTGAGGCGGTGGAGCAGCGACTGGAGGGCGTCGCCGAGCATCGCTACGCGCCGCTGGATTTTCCCTGGGTCGTCGACCAGGTCATCGACCGTCTCAGGCCCAGGATCTACATCTTTGTCGAAACGGAACTCTGGCCGAATCTCTTGCGGAGTCTGCGGAGGCGGAGCATCCCCTCGATCCTTGTCAACGGACGGCTGTCCACTCGTTCGTTCGAGCGGCAGCGCCTGCCGGTGATCCGGGACTTTTACCGGACCATGCTGAACATGATCAGCTGTTGCCTCATGCAATCGGAGCGGGACGCGCAACGCATGATCGAGTTGGGGGCTGAGCCGTCGCTGGTCCGTTGCACCGGCAATATCAAATTCGATCAGCCCGTTCCACAGGCTGGTGCCGGCGGCGGTTCCCTATCGAAAACGTCGCTGGGGCTGGCTGAGAAAGAACAACTGTTGGTGGCCGGGAGCACGCACCCGGGAGAGGAAGAGGCGATCGTCGCCGCCTATCAAACCCTGAGTCATGAGTTCTCCCATCTCCTGTTGATCCTGGCGCCGCGCCACATCGAACGGGCTGGGCAGGTCGAGCAGATGGTGCGGGCCAGGGGGCTCGCGGTCTCCCGTCGCAGCACGGGCGGCAAGGAGCCGATGGCCGGCACCGGTCCGCGCGTGCTCATCCTGGATACGCGGGGCGAATTGGCCCTGCTCTACCGCGAAGCAGTGGCGGCCTTTGTCGGAGGGACATTGGTGCCGGTCGGCGGCCACAATCTTCTGGAGCCGGCGGTCTGGGGAAAACCGGTCCTCTTCGGCCCCCATACGGACCATTGTGCCGAAGTGGCGGCGCTCTTATCGGATGCCCAGGGAGGACTGGTCGTGCATGACGGACAGGACCTCGCTCGGGTCTTGCGGGAATTGTTTCGAGACCAAGATGCCTTGCAACGGATGGGGCAAGCGGCGCAACAGGTGGTCGCGGACAACCAGGGCGCGCTCCGGCGGACCGCCGACATCATTGCCACGTTCCTGCCCGGGCGAGGGGCTCAGGTGGCGATCGAGACGGAACGGACGCAAGCGCGGTCGAGTCGGCCATGA